The Microbacterium sp. LWO12-1.2 genome includes a window with the following:
- a CDS encoding protein jag, with protein MTESVTESVEPTVAQLENEGDVAADYLEELLDIADIDGDLNLDVRQGRAYVSVEAEDDGLALLSAPDTVQALQELTRLAVQNKTGGFSRLILDIGGSRDIRRRQLETLVDAAAAKLDEGSSQASLPAMSSYERKLVHDIASDRGLVSESYGEGADRHTVLRRR; from the coding sequence ATGACCGAGAGCGTGACGGAGAGCGTCGAGCCCACGGTGGCTCAGCTCGAGAATGAAGGCGATGTCGCTGCGGACTACCTCGAGGAGCTCCTCGATATCGCCGACATCGATGGTGATCTGAACCTCGACGTTCGTCAGGGCCGCGCGTACGTGTCAGTGGAGGCGGAGGATGACGGACTCGCCCTGCTTTCCGCGCCGGATACCGTGCAGGCTCTCCAGGAGCTGACGCGTCTCGCCGTGCAGAACAAGACCGGTGGATTCTCGCGACTGATCCTCGACATCGGCGGATCGCGCGACATCCGTCGTCGACAGCTCGAGACGCTGGTCGATGCTGCTGCCGCAAAGCTCGACGAGGGCTCGTCGCAGGCATCCCTGCCTGCCATGTCGAGCTACGAGCGCAAGCTGGTTCATGACATCGCTTCGGACCGCGGTCTGGTGTCAGAGTCCTACGGCGAGGGCGCCGACCGGCACACGGTCCTCCGTCGTCGTTGA
- the rsmG gene encoding 16S rRNA (guanine(527)-N(7))-methyltransferase RsmG, translating into MTGLEQEPAIAAELFGDRIDIARAFTDSLAREGEERGLIGPLELPRLWTRHILNSVIAAPLFHGSVADIGSGAGLPGLVLAIARPDVEWTLIEPMERRVNWLNEQVTELGLENVEVHRARAEDVRRPEGFDVVTARAVSALRTLIPLTAPLVKDGGELALLKGMNVDNEIEAGQKAIKKFRLSNVRVEVLGEGVLGETTRVLRAVVR; encoded by the coding sequence ATGACCGGCCTCGAGCAGGAGCCCGCCATCGCTGCGGAGCTCTTCGGTGATCGGATCGATATTGCGCGCGCCTTCACGGATTCCCTCGCGCGCGAAGGGGAGGAACGTGGCCTGATCGGGCCGCTGGAGCTTCCTCGCCTGTGGACACGACACATCCTGAACAGCGTGATCGCAGCCCCGCTCTTCCATGGATCTGTGGCGGACATCGGTTCCGGCGCAGGCCTTCCCGGGCTCGTGCTTGCCATTGCTCGACCGGATGTGGAGTGGACCCTGATCGAGCCCATGGAGCGTCGCGTCAACTGGCTCAATGAGCAGGTGACGGAGCTGGGGCTGGAGAACGTAGAGGTTCACCGTGCCCGCGCCGAGGACGTGCGTCGCCCTGAGGGTTTCGACGTCGTCACGGCGAGAGCCGTCAGCGCGCTTCGCACCCTCATTCCTCTCACTGCCCCGCTGGTCAAAGACGGCGGAGAGCTGGCGTTGCTCAAGGGCATGAACGTCGACAACGAGATCGAGGCTGGACAGAAGGCCATCAAGAAGTTCCGACTGTCGAACGTACGCGTCGAGGTTCTCGGCGAAGGAGTGCTGGGCGAGACGACTCGTGTTCTGCGGGCGGTTGTTCGCTAG